From a region of the Castanea sativa cultivar Marrone di Chiusa Pesio chromosome 10, ASM4071231v1 genome:
- the LOC142613504 gene encoding uncharacterized protein LOC142613504, which produces MAATQSSASVTTIDESHPFFLHYGENPGTILVAQPLVNDNYASWAKSIQRALGAKSKLGFIDGSLSLTPSMSKNPDQILTSVVYKNTALEVWTDLKNRFSQKNGPKLFQLQKKLATITQGDLSVTYHFTQLNALWDEIENYRALPCCTCGSSTCSINEKLTQYQLQDSMMVYSLLIQDESQRSIGHSTGAYIESTTLVAKSSAGAVGYGNTYGINSGVKANKNKGKERPVCSHCGVTGHTIEKCYKFHGYPPGYKPKGKNAKANQVARPNFGANFESDSVPVSTQAFPFTAEQCKRILAMIGGSSNSQGTMATPKFVPSAMANSVTATTPLVGTYSNLKHSVFVEKVVNRNAFNCYTWVLDTSATDHIICSVSRLTSVTTLTQCVVELPNGESAQVTHIGKIKLSDTLILDHVLFVPSICPKAKQKRLPFPLNNNFSTSAFDLVQVDIWGPYSIPTHEGFKYFLSIVDDATRWIWIYLLKAKSEVRGDVIFHESIFSFISLDSVYSTPSATSLPPVSDSTLTTYPLDSTSSPVFHASFINDQHFASDVDSDFDIDDDAAPSSSPPDSLADLIPQPASVSSIDILPQSPLPITSLPTVLPTASSLSQPSLTQPTSSAEPSLAAQDPKWKEAMATEIAALEEAYKLIKHKANGSIERYKARLVAKGFTQREGLDYLETFSPVAKMVLVKALLAVAAVKDDVLIASDSVKEVDELKVLLDKQFKLKDLGDLKFFLGLEIARSKEGIHLCQRKYALELLEDAGLLGCKPTKTPMEQSLKLRFVFSSQPELHVKAFADANWIACPDTRRSTTGYCLFIGDSLVSWKSKKKETVSRSSAEAEYRAMAIAVCEIVWLLSFLKDIKVAHPKAALLFSDSQAALHIGANPMYHERMKHIEIDYHIVRDKILAKVIRRLHVRTKAQVGDLLTKALSFPQFSHLLSKMNLVNIHSPVPLEGEYQKEEFQAASSKLQPEQDKYKDSIVISV; this is translated from the exons ATGGCAGCCACTCAAAGCTCTGCTTCTGTTACTACAATTGATGAATCACACCCTTTCTTCTTACACTACGGAGAAAATCCAGGTACAATTCTTGTTGCTCAGCCTCTAGTCAATGATAACTATGCTAGTTGGGCTAAATCAATACAGAGAGCTTTGGGAGCTAAGAGCAAATTAGGGTTTATTGATGGAAGTCTTTCACTTACTCCTTCCATGTCAAAAAATCCGGACCAA ATTCTTACAAGTGTTGTTTACAAGAACACTGCTTTAGAGGTTTGGACTGACCTCAAGAAtcgattttctcaaaagaaTGGACCAAAATTGTTTCAGCTTCAGAAGAAGCTTGCAACGATTACTCAAGGAGATCTCTCTGTTACATATCATTTCACTCAATTGAATGCTTTGTgggatgaaattgaaaattatagaGCTTTACCATGTTGTACTTGTGGTTCTTCCACTTGTTCAATCAATGAGAAGTTGACACAATATCAGTTACAAGATTCAATGAT GGTATATTCTTTACTGATTCAAGATGAGAGCCAAAGGTCCATTGGTCACTCTACTGGTGCCTACATTGAATCCACTACTTTGGTAGCCAAGTCATCTGCTGGAGCTGTTGGTTATGGGAACACTTATGGTATTAATTCAGGTGTTAAAGCTAACAAGAATAAAGGGAAGGAGAGACCAGTTTGTAGTCATTGTGGGGTCACAGGTCACACCATAGAGAAATGCTACAAATTCCATGGTTACCCCCCTGGTTACAAACCCAAAGGCAAGAATGCAAAGGCTAATCAGGTTGCAAGGCCAAATTTTGGTGCAAATTTTGAGTCAGATTCTGTCCCTGTGTCTACACAAGCTTTCCCTTTTACTGCAGAACAATGTAAAAGGATTTTGGCTATGATTGGGGGTTCAAGCAATAGCCAAGGCACTATGGCAACACCTAAATTTGTTCCTAGTGCAATGGCCAACAGTGTCACAGCTACCACTCCACTTGTAGGtacctattccaatttaaagCATTCTGTTTTTGTTGAAAAGGTAGTGAATAGAAATGCGTTTAATTGCTATACTTGGGTATTAGATACGAGTGCCACTGATCACATAATTTGTTCTGTTAGCCGTTTAACCTCAGTCACCACCTTAACTCAGTGTGTTGTTGAGTTGCCTAATGGTGAAAGTGCTCAAGTGACTCACATTGGCAAAATCAAGCTTTCTGACACTTTGATACTTGATCATGTCCTATTTGTTCCTTc TATCTGTCCTAAGGCAAAACAGAAAAGGTTACCATTTCCTTTAAATAATAACTTTTCTACTTCTGCCTTTGATCTTGTTCAAGTTGATATATGGGGACCCTATTCTATTCCTACTCATGAAGGTTTTAAATACTTTTTGTCCATTGTTGATGATGCTACTAGATGGATTTGGATTTATCTTTTAAAGGCTAAATCTGAGGTTAGAGG GGATGTGATCTTCCATGAgtccattttttcttttatttctttggacTCTGTGTATTCCACTCCATCTGCTACTTCTCTTCCTCCTGTTTCAGATTCTACTCTTACTACATACCCTTTGGATTCTACTTCCTCACCTGTGTTTCATGCTTCTTTTATTAATGATCAGCATTTTGCTTCTGATGTGGACTCAGATTTTGATATTGATGATGATGCCGCCCCTAGCTCATCACCACCTGATTCACTTGCTGATCTTATTCCACAACCTGCTTCTGTTTCATCCATCGACATCCTTCCTCAATCCCCTCTGCCTATTACTTCCCTTCCTACTGTTTTGCCTACTGcttcctctctttctcaaccATCTCTTACTCAGCCTACTTCTTCAGCTGAGCCTTCTTTG GCTGCTCAGGATCCTAAGTGGAAGGAGGCTATGGCTACTGAGATTGCTGCCTTAGAAGAAGCCTATAAGCTG ATCAAACATAAGGCAAATGGGAGCATTGAAAGGTATAAGGCTAGACTTGTTGCCAAGGGGTTCACTCAAAGGGAGGGTTTGGACTACTTAGAAACCTTTTCCCCTGTAGCCAAAATGGTTTTAGTTAAGGCTTTGCTTGCTGTGGCTGCTGTGAAAG atgatgtGCTTATTGCTAGTGACAGTGTGAAGGAAGTAGATGAGCTTAAAGTGTTGTTGGATAAGCAGTTCAAGCTTAAGGACTTGGGAGATTTAAAGttctttttgggtttggagATAGCAAGATCCAAAGAAGGTATACACTTGTGTCAAAGGAAGTATGCTTTAGAACTTCTAGAGGATGCAGGGTTGCTAGGTTGTAAGCCAACAAAGACACCCATGGAGCAAAGTTTGAAATTGA GGTTTGTGTTTTCTAGTCAGCCTGAATTGCATGTTAAAGCCTTTGCAGATGCAAATTGGATTGCATGCCCTGATACCCGAAGATCAACCACAGGCTATTGTCTCTTTATTGGAGATTCTCTTGTTTCTTGGAAGtctaagaagaaagaaacagtCTCCAGGTCATCAGCAGAGGCAGAATATAGAGCAATGGCTATTGCTGTTTGTGAAATTGTGTGGTTGCTTAGCTTTCTTAAGGATATTAAGGTTGCACATCCTAAGGCAGCCCTGCTCTTTAGTGATAGTCAAGCTGCTTTACACATTGGAGCAAATCCTATGTACCATGAGAGAATGAAACACATTGAAATAGATTACCACATTGTCAGGGATAAAATACTAGCTAAGGTGATAAGGCGGCTACATGTTAGAACTAAGGCTCAGGTTGGAGATTTATTGACAAAGGCTCTAAGTTTCCCACAATTTTCTCACTTGCTGTCCAAGATGAACTTGGTGAATATACATTCCCCTGTTCCTCTTGAGGGAGAGTATCAGAAAGAAGAGTTTCAAGCTGCAAGTTCCAAGCTACAACCAGAGCAGGACAAGTACAAAGATTCAATTGTTATTTCTGTATAA